From the genome of Gemmatimonadaceae bacterium, one region includes:
- a CDS encoding nitrous oxide reductase accessory protein NosL, whose product MRVAATVRHAALLLSLATAIACDSDLRPLVPGTDACGYCRMTIDDVRFGALVKTAKGRLETFDSIECAASYVATLAPALAPQGIWVADFDHPSHWLDARKARFVQSSQLRSPMGRELAAFSADSTEASLAARFGGRSVSWTDVLTQSRTKLGLAPRHGQIVRPVTWEPAGD is encoded by the coding sequence ATGCGCGTCGCCGCTACCGTTCGCCACGCCGCCCTGCTGCTGTCGCTGGCCACCGCCATCGCCTGCGACAGCGACCTGCGGCCGCTCGTCCCGGGTACCGACGCCTGCGGGTATTGTCGCATGACCATCGACGATGTGCGCTTCGGCGCGCTCGTGAAGACGGCCAAGGGTCGTCTGGAGACGTTCGACTCGATCGAGTGTGCCGCGTCCTACGTGGCCACACTGGCTCCGGCGCTCGCGCCGCAGGGCATCTGGGTGGCGGACTTCGATCATCCAAGCCATTGGCTCGACGCGCGGAAGGCGCGATTTGTACAGAGCAGTCAGCTGCGTTCGCCGATGGGGCGCGAGTTGGCCGCTTTCTCGGCCGATTCCACCGAAGCCAGTCTGGCGGCCCGCTTCGGCGGCCGCAGTGTGAGCTGGACCGACGTGTTGACGCAGTCGCGGACCAAGCTGGGCTTGGCGCCGAGGCATGGTCAGATCGTGCGACCGGTCACGTGGGAGCCGGCCGGTGATTGA
- a CDS encoding nitrous oxide reductase family maturation protein NosD codes for MITAACVLHGLLAVACAGAPAAAQRAPASISDTIWVSATRPGAMRTLTAAVAAAPRHATVRVEAGVYREPPIAIRTPLTLVGEPGAILDGQGQHEILGIGADSVTVRGLLFRNTGTSQATDRAALRVVEAADCLIEGNRFENTLFGVYLQRARHCIVRRNTLIGLAGSQTVTGNGLHSWNGRDILFEDNVVRGHRDGIYFEFTVGSVARRNISEQSHRYGLHFMFSDSCRYEGNTFRDNESGVAVMYAKHVAITDNHFERSRGSASYGLLLKEISDSKIQRNQFIDNSVGLHMEGANRNDVADNDFVRNGWAVRVLADAQDNQLHGNAFQGNVFDVGTNSRSNYSTFRNNWWDRYRGYDLNHDGVGDVPHAPVRLFALLVQQSPSALVLVRSLLVDVLDVAERVVPTLTPETLRDGAPLMRAPRSLP; via the coding sequence ATGATCACCGCCGCGTGCGTGCTGCACGGGTTGCTCGCGGTCGCCTGTGCGGGGGCACCGGCGGCGGCGCAGCGCGCGCCGGCGTCCATCAGCGATACGATCTGGGTGTCGGCCACGCGTCCCGGCGCGATGCGCACGCTGACGGCCGCCGTCGCGGCCGCCCCGCGCCATGCCACGGTGCGCGTGGAGGCCGGCGTCTATCGGGAGCCGCCCATTGCCATTCGGACGCCGCTCACACTCGTCGGTGAGCCGGGCGCGATTCTCGACGGACAGGGGCAGCACGAGATTCTTGGCATCGGCGCCGATTCGGTGACGGTGCGCGGGCTGCTCTTCCGGAACACCGGCACCAGCCAGGCCACCGACCGCGCCGCCCTGCGCGTGGTCGAGGCGGCCGACTGCCTCATCGAAGGCAACCGCTTTGAGAACACGCTCTTTGGCGTGTACCTCCAGCGCGCGCGACACTGCATCGTGCGTCGCAATACGCTCATCGGGCTTGCCGGGTCGCAGACCGTCACCGGCAACGGCCTCCACTCGTGGAACGGCCGCGACATCCTCTTCGAGGACAATGTCGTGCGCGGACACCGTGACGGCATCTACTTCGAGTTCACCGTGGGCAGCGTGGCGCGCCGCAACATCAGCGAGCAGAGCCATCGCTACGGGCTGCACTTCATGTTCTCCGACTCCTGCCGCTACGAAGGCAACACCTTTCGCGACAATGAGTCCGGCGTCGCGGTGATGTATGCCAAGCATGTGGCCATTACCGACAATCACTTCGAGCGCAGCCGGGGCAGTGCCAGCTACGGCCTGCTGCTCAAAGAGATCAGCGACAGCAAGATCCAGCGCAATCAGTTCATCGACAACTCGGTCGGGCTGCACATGGAAGGCGCCAACCGCAACGATGTGGCGGACAACGACTTCGTGCGCAACGGCTGGGCCGTGCGGGTGCTCGCCGATGCGCAGGACAACCAGCTCCACGGCAACGCGTTCCAGGGGAACGTGTTCGATGTGGGCACCAACAGCCGCAGCAACTACAGCACGTTCCGCAACAACTGGTGGGATCGCTATCGCGGCTACGATCTCAACCACGATGGCGTGGGTGATGTCCCGCACGCGCCCGTGCGCCTCTTTGCCCTGCTGGTGCAGCAGTCGCCGTCGGCGCTCGTACTGGTGCGGAGCCTGCTGGTGGACGTCCTCGATGTCGCTGAACGGGTCGTCCCGACACTCACCCCCGAAACCCTGCGTGATGGCGCCCCGCTGATGCGAGCGCCACGGAGCCTGCCATGA
- a CDS encoding ABC transporter ATP-binding protein — MTTPLMPSLVEVRGLTKRYGVRTVLRGVDLDLPRGAVTAIIGPNGAGKTTLNKSLLGLVRPDSGTIRFDGADTAGAIAHRARIGYMPQTPRFPESFTAGDVLTLLEDFRGEGARDRSLIDAFDLQPMLGQAARALSGGQRQRLNAAAAFLFVPDLLLLDEPTAGLDPIASSVLKDKIRAVRSEGRAVVITSHILSELEELADRVVFLHEGQVRWTGALDDLMARTDAETLERAIAQLMRRTSRDEVAA; from the coding sequence ATGACGACCCCGCTCATGCCGTCCCTGGTGGAGGTGCGCGGTTTAACCAAGCGATACGGTGTCCGCACCGTGTTGCGCGGTGTCGATCTCGACCTGCCGCGCGGTGCCGTCACCGCAATCATCGGCCCCAACGGCGCCGGCAAGACCACGCTCAACAAATCGCTGCTCGGGCTGGTGCGACCCGACAGCGGCACCATCCGCTTTGACGGGGCCGATACGGCGGGCGCCATCGCACACCGCGCACGTATTGGCTACATGCCGCAGACGCCGCGCTTTCCGGAGTCCTTCACGGCCGGCGATGTACTCACGCTGCTGGAAGATTTCCGTGGCGAAGGCGCACGTGATCGCTCGCTCATCGACGCGTTCGATCTCCAGCCGATGCTGGGACAAGCCGCGCGTGCCCTTTCAGGCGGTCAGCGCCAGCGTCTCAATGCGGCGGCCGCATTTCTGTTCGTCCCCGATCTGCTGCTCCTCGATGAACCCACCGCCGGTCTCGATCCGATCGCGAGCAGCGTGCTCAAGGACAAGATTCGCGCGGTGCGCAGTGAGGGACGAGCAGTGGTGATTACCTCGCATATCTTGAGTGAGCTCGAGGAACTCGCCGATCGCGTGGTGTTTCTGCATGAGGGTCAGGTGCGCTGGACCGGCGCGCTCGATGACCTCATGGCGCGCACCGATGCCGAGACGCTCGAGCGTGCCATCGCTCAACTCATGCGTCGGACGTCGCGTGACGAGGTGGCCGCATGA
- a CDS encoding ABC transporter permease, with protein sequence MTLAPAFVLEESPATVRHASDVVRATPSRSRSRSVVGTVLRHELRNVTRNRGVLVFGAGTLLLTESVLRLTGTAARTLTTLLDLVLLVVPLVTIMFGIISWHASREFNELLLAQPVPRRSLFVGLYLSLVLPLATAFALGVLLPLAAHRALAPESMALLGSTIGGGIALTFVFGGLALLVGIRVDDRLRSVMLGLMVWLLLTVGYDAVVLLVSTTWSDYALEKPMLGLMLGNPVDLARSLIVLHSDAAALMGYTGAILHRFLGSAIGTMAAIGGLLLWIGLPAWLAQRAFARRDF encoded by the coding sequence ATGACTCTCGCCCCGGCATTTGTGCTCGAGGAATCACCAGCAACGGTGCGCCACGCCTCCGATGTGGTGCGCGCAACGCCGTCCCGCTCCCGTTCCCGTTCCGTGGTAGGGACGGTGCTTCGCCATGAACTGCGCAACGTTACCCGCAACCGCGGCGTGCTGGTCTTTGGTGCAGGCACGCTGCTACTCACGGAAAGCGTGCTGCGCCTGACCGGCACCGCCGCGCGAACCCTCACGACACTGCTCGATCTGGTGCTGCTGGTGGTGCCGCTCGTGACGATTATGTTCGGGATCATCAGCTGGCATGCCTCGCGCGAGTTCAACGAGCTGCTGCTCGCGCAGCCGGTGCCGCGCCGGTCGCTCTTCGTCGGGCTTTACCTCAGCCTGGTGCTGCCGCTCGCCACGGCCTTCGCGCTGGGTGTGCTGCTCCCGCTGGCGGCGCATCGGGCGCTCGCGCCCGAGAGCATGGCGCTGCTGGGCTCGACCATTGGCGGCGGCATCGCGCTCACGTTCGTCTTTGGCGGCCTCGCGCTGCTCGTGGGTATTCGGGTCGATGATCGCCTACGCAGCGTGATGCTCGGGCTCATGGTGTGGCTGCTGCTCACCGTGGGCTACGATGCCGTGGTGCTTCTCGTCTCGACGACGTGGTCGGACTACGCCCTCGAGAAGCCGATGCTCGGGCTCATGCTCGGCAATCCGGTGGATCTCGCGCGTTCGCTCATCGTGCTGCATAGCGATGCCGCGGCACTCATGGGATACACCGGGGCCATTCTCCACCGCTTCCTTGGCAGCGCGATCGGCACGATGGCCGCGATTGGTGGTCTGCTGCTCTGGATCGGTCTCCCCGCCTGGCTCGCTCAGCGCGCGTTTGCGCGCCGCGACTTCTGA
- a CDS encoding c-type cytochrome: protein MRRFSSLSLTTLAAAGALTLLAACGGDDKAASGESSASGGGASATPSVSTSMDPKSITPAEIALGDSVFHGLKGAASCQACHGPKADQGTVAPNLTDAEWLHSDGSFEGIYNTIKSGVMAPKRFSGVMPPFGGAPLDAAQHRAVAAYVYSLSHKM from the coding sequence ATGCGCCGCTTCTCTTCGCTGTCCCTGACGACGCTGGCCGCCGCCGGCGCACTCACCCTCCTCGCTGCCTGCGGCGGCGACGATAAGGCCGCCAGCGGCGAAAGCAGCGCCAGCGGTGGCGGTGCCTCGGCCACGCCCTCCGTCTCCACCTCGATGGACCCCAAGAGCATCACGCCGGCCGAGATCGCCCTCGGCGACTCGGTCTTTCACGGTCTCAAGGGTGCCGCGTCCTGCCAGGCGTGTCACGGCCCCAAGGCCGATCAGGGTACCGTCGCGCCGAATCTCACCGACGCCGAGTGGCTCCACAGCGACGGCAGCTTCGAGGGGATCTACAACACGATCAAGAGCGGCGTGATGGCCCCGAAGCGGTTCAGCGGCGTGATGCCCCCATTTGGTGGTGCGCCGCTCGATGCAGCACAGCATAGAGCCGTAGCGGCCTACGTCTATTCATTGAGTCACAAGATGTGA